In a single window of the Fusobacterium simiae genome:
- a CDS encoding PilN domain-containing protein: protein MFKKILPLSHIDEVENKGKNTILKLENKFFSVFKIQVESIINEEDRIEKIEDRLEIIFPRYNSDDFILRYEIIKKDRKKESIAVYLLDLSLLNDYIIDDMKDYGFISIIPSFFVCREKKSSNHYFNFDISETMLVVTEYMNNNILDISTFKLSKSSFNEYEEEVDIEDKYSIVSTYLVNIEDDIEIVFTGDKINFNELDLTNKNYLYFDVKSLDFTKYLNFLPDDIKNRYSLYYVNTKYFYFLLIISILTVLSTIILYHNIHKSEEKLEQLEIESSSLEDEINEARNEMEEIEKQHKELLEFIEKEEYKDFKISSFLEELSYLCPNGIKIFSIEYDENKIFNIEGSTGKVDNVVKFLENITKSENFKLYNYDYILRKENEIEFKLEVKYF from the coding sequence ATGTTTAAAAAGATTTTACCTTTAAGCCATATTGATGAAGTTGAAAATAAAGGGAAAAATACTATTCTCAAATTAGAGAATAAATTTTTTTCTGTTTTTAAAATTCAAGTTGAAAGCATAATAAATGAGGAAGACAGAATAGAAAAGATTGAGGACAGATTGGAAATTATATTTCCAAGATATAATTCAGATGATTTTATATTGAGATATGAAATTATAAAAAAGGATAGGAAAAAGGAAAGTATAGCCGTTTATTTGTTAGATTTATCACTTTTAAATGACTATATTATTGATGATATGAAGGACTATGGTTTTATTTCAATTATTCCTTCTTTTTTTGTATGTAGAGAGAAGAAGAGTTCTAATCATTATTTTAACTTTGATATCAGTGAAACTATGCTAGTTGTAACAGAGTATATGAACAATAATATTCTTGATATTTCAACTTTTAAACTGTCAAAATCTTCTTTTAATGAATATGAGGAAGAAGTTGATATTGAAGATAAATATAGCATAGTGAGTACCTATTTAGTGAATATTGAAGATGATATAGAAATTGTTTTTACTGGTGATAAGATAAATTTTAATGAATTAGATTTAACAAATAAAAATTATTTATATTTTGATGTTAAGAGTTTAGATTTTACCAAGTACCTTAATTTTTTGCCTGATGATATAAAGAATAGATATTCTTTATACTATGTAAATACAAAATATTTCTATTTTCTTTTGATAATTTCAATACTAACAGTCTTATCAACAATAATACTCTATCATAATATCCATAAGTCAGAAGAAAAATTGGAACAATTAGAAATAGAAAGTTCTAGCCTTGAAGACGAAATAAATGAGGCAAGAAATGAAATGGAAGAAATTGAAAAACAACATAAGGAATTATTGGAATTTATAGAGAAAGAAGAATATAAAGATTTTAAAATAAGTTCCTTTTTAGAGGAATTAAGCTATTTATGTCCTAATGGTATAAAAATTTTTTCAATAGAATATGATGAAAACAAAATTTTTAATATAGAGGGAAGTACAGGAAAAGTTGATAATGTAGTTAAGTTTTTAGAGAATATAACAAAATCTGAAAATTTTAAATTATATAATTATGATTATATTTTAAGAAAAGAGAATGAAATTGAATTTAAACTTGAAGTTAAATATTTTTAA
- a CDS encoding type II secretion system protein, which translates to MYINKNKGLSFIEIIVAVTILLAVSFASLITFYSMNKSFLVMNSTYKREKELIIFRDLLTSHIKWNESVEIRVTNISKSNPINSLGDLFLKAGEKEGNLLVLKIKNYNINEKKKEKYYRCFLFYEDKASLSYFDDSNIHSLINIFSGTVILENCSGKFIVENNILRVYLKDEQKGKEYEEILYYEQK; encoded by the coding sequence ATGTATATAAATAAAAATAAAGGATTATCATTCATTGAAATTATAGTAGCAGTAACAATTTTGTTAGCAGTAAGTTTTGCTAGTTTAATTACATTCTATTCTATGAACAAAAGTTTTTTAGTTATGAATAGTACTTACAAAAGGGAGAAAGAACTTATAATTTTTAGAGATTTATTGACAAGTCATATAAAATGGAATGAAAGTGTTGAGATAAGAGTTACTAATATTTCAAAATCTAATCCTATTAACAGTTTAGGAGATTTATTTTTAAAAGCTGGAGAAAAAGAAGGGAATTTATTGGTATTAAAAATAAAAAACTATAATATAAATGAAAAGAAAAAAGAAAAATATTATAGATGTTTTCTATTTTATGAAGATAAAGCCAGTTTGAGTTATTTTGATGATAGTAATATACATTCTCTTATAAATATTTTTAGTGGAACAGTGATTTTAGAAAATTGTTCTGGAAAATTCATAGTTGAGAATAATATTTTAAGAGTGTATTTAAAAGATGAGCAAAAAGGAAAAGAATATGAAGAAATATTGTACTATGAACAAAAATAA
- a CDS encoding type II secretion system protein, which translates to MNKNKAFSLMEVIVSVFILILVLIPSIKLNIQQIKTYSKLRNTDRELHFFTSLNNYLKAENITSSHLEFNNYSDFVTTFNSFGNSFQNLKNKNFKIIIDIEKTEVDFSNRKEKASLIKVEYRGDKKIYKNTLLKFEE; encoded by the coding sequence ATGAATAAAAATAAAGCTTTCTCACTAATGGAAGTTATAGTTTCAGTATTTATTCTAATTTTAGTGCTAATACCAAGCATAAAATTGAATATACAACAGATAAAAACCTATTCTAAATTAAGAAACACTGATAGGGAATTACATTTTTTTACTTCTCTAAATAATTATTTAAAAGCAGAAAACATAACAAGTTCACACTTAGAATTTAATAATTATTCTGATTTTGTAACAACATTTAACAGTTTTGGAAATTCTTTTCAAAATCTTAAAAATAAAAATTTTAAAATAATAATAGATATAGAAAAAACAGAAGTAGATTTTTCAAATAGGAAAGAAAAGGCAAGTTTAATTAAGGTGGAATACAGAGGAGATAAAAAGATTTATAAAAATACTCTTTTAAAATTTGAGGAATAA
- a CDS encoding prepilin peptidase, giving the protein MDRILIILLYFLLFLVMYIDINKKYIPNILNFSILIVSIFVCRINKIDGFFIGASCYTLPILIFYGYMSDILKKEVFGFGDIKLIISLGGLLYQGEINIFLQIYIFYLLVFSLATLYIIIYIVISYCRNKSVKIKGVELAFAPYICIAFIIIYNSNLMEKIFLKLFP; this is encoded by the coding sequence ATGGACAGAATTTTAATAATATTGCTATATTTTCTATTATTTTTAGTTATGTATATAGATATTAATAAAAAATATATTCCTAACATTTTAAATTTTTCTATTTTAATTGTTTCTATATTTGTATGTAGGATAAATAAAATTGATGGTTTCTTTATAGGGGCATCTTGCTATACTTTACCAATTTTAATCTTCTATGGTTATATGTCTGATATTTTGAAAAAAGAAGTCTTTGGTTTTGGTGATATAAAATTGATAATTTCTTTAGGAGGACTTCTTTATCAGGGAGAGATAAATATTTTTTTACAAATTTATATATTTTATCTTTTAGTATTTTCGTTAGCTACCCTTTATATTATTATCTATATAGTTATAAGTTATTGTAGAAATAAATCTGTGAAGATTAAAGGTGTGGAGTTAGCATTTGCCCCTTATATATGTATAGCTTTTATTATTATTTATAACAGTAATTTAATGGAAAAAATATTTTTAAAACTTTTTCCTTGA
- a CDS encoding type II secretion system protein has translation MKNRGFSLIEIVVAVAIMGILSGIVGLQLRSYIAKSKDTKAVATLNSFRVAAQLYQVDNEETLIDTASLTAYNEQKVKDALKKLEPYLDNNAKAIIEKPEMAIGGSRATQNGDIKYGGKVRITFIDPNGNSSDGYYMWLEKEGTTGEYDIKGNKWTEF, from the coding sequence ATGAAAAATCGTGGTTTTTCTTTAATTGAAATTGTTGTAGCAGTAGCTATAATGGGAATATTATCGGGAATTGTAGGCTTACAATTACGGAGTTATATTGCAAAATCAAAGGATACAAAAGCAGTTGCAACACTCAATTCATTTCGTGTGGCTGCACAACTTTATCAAGTGGATAATGAAGAAACTTTAATAGATACAGCAAGTTTAACAGCTTACAATGAACAAAAAGTAAAAGATGCTTTGAAAAAGTTAGAGCCTTATCTTGATAACAATGCAAAGGCGATTATAGAAAAACCTGAAATGGCAATAGGTGGTTCAAGAGCAACACAAAATGGAGATATAAAATATGGAGGAAAAGTAAGAATTACTTTTATAGATCCAAATGGAAATAGCAGTGATGGTTACTATATGTGGTTAGAGAAAGAGGGAACAACAGGAGAATATGATATAAAGGGAAATAAATGGACAGAATTTTAA
- a CDS encoding type II secretion system F family protein gives MKNKKEKILFFTNELAIMLKSGLTFTTAIEIILKEEKDKNFKEVLKKIYKNLIAGKSIFESFKNFDKIFGNTYLYMLKIGEVSGSITERLEDISKSLEFDLENQKKLGGILVYPIVVISLTFIIVTFLLTFILPNFITIFEENQVKLPLVTRILLFISRNFHYILLLIIILILAMFFVNMYINNNKSKKIKKDKWLLNMCLFGELKKLSLSSDLYHSFSILLSVGIGIIESVEILYMNNNNYYIKENLLEVKKSLLAGNNIATALKKLDLYNDRFSILITAGEESGYLSDNLLQISKILKQDFEYRLKKLMSLLEPLVVVFLGLIVAFVVVAIYLPILSIGDVFSQ, from the coding sequence ATGAAAAATAAAAAAGAAAAAATTTTATTTTTTACTAATGAATTGGCGATAATGTTGAAAAGTGGTTTAACTTTTACAACTGCTATTGAAATTATATTAAAAGAAGAAAAAGATAAGAATTTTAAGGAAGTTTTAAAGAAAATTTATAAAAATTTAATAGCAGGTAAGAGCATTTTTGAAAGTTTTAAAAATTTTGATAAGATTTTTGGTAATACCTATCTATATATGCTTAAAATAGGTGAAGTTAGTGGGAGTATAACAGAAAGACTGGAAGATATTTCAAAGTCTTTGGAGTTTGACTTAGAAAACCAAAAGAAGTTAGGAGGAATATTGGTATATCCGATAGTTGTTATAAGTTTAACCTTTATAATAGTAACTTTTTTACTAACTTTTATACTTCCTAATTTCATTACAATTTTTGAAGAAAATCAAGTTAAATTACCCTTAGTAACAAGAATTTTGTTGTTTATTTCAAGAAATTTTCACTATATTTTACTTTTAATAATTATTCTAATTTTAGCAATGTTTTTTGTAAATATGTATATAAACAATAATAAGTCTAAAAAAATAAAAAAAGATAAATGGCTTTTAAATATGTGCTTATTTGGAGAATTAAAGAAATTATCTTTGAGTTCAGATTTATATCATTCTTTTTCTATTCTTTTAAGTGTAGGAATAGGAATAATTGAAAGTGTAGAAATTTTGTATATGAACAATAATAATTATTATATTAAAGAAAATTTATTAGAAGTTAAAAAATCTTTATTAGCAGGAAATAATATAGCCACTGCTTTGAAAAAATTAGATTTATATAATGATAGATTTTCAATTTTAATCACTGCTGGTGAAGAAAGTGGTTATTTGTCAGATAATTTATTGCAGATTTCAAAGATTTTAAAACAAGATTTTGAATATAGATTAAAGAAGTTGATGTCATTACTAGAACCTTTAGTAGTAGTATTTTTAGGACTTATTGTAGCCTTTGTTGTTGTGGCAATATATTTACCAATATTATCAATAGGAGATGTTTTTAGTCAATAA
- a CDS encoding GspE/PulE family protein, which produces MENSSEKIEKYFKKAINSSINNNKNSYIEDIEELFIRENVSSNKGIFSILLEAIKFSASDIHIEALTDKIRIRYRINGILKEVAEIDKSFLSSIVSKLKILSSLDIVEKRKPQDGRFSLKYKGREIDFRTSIMPTMNGEKIVIRILDKFNYNFTLEDLYLSEENKRIFYKAINQNNGIILVNGPTGSGKSSTLYSILKYKNKEEVNISTVEDPIEYQIEGINQVQCRNEIGLGFATILRALLRQDPDILMVGEIRDKETAEIAVKASLTGHLVFSTLHSNDSLGCINRLVNLGIDSYLLSLVLQMIVSQRLVRKLCPHCKKEDLEYKEKLKSLNLSEEKYKDTKFYISNGCEKCMGTGYIGRIPVFEIIYFDDILKDILAQKKEIKQNFKTLLDDAMDKAKDGLTSLDEIMRQL; this is translated from the coding sequence ATGGAAAATAGTTCTGAAAAAATAGAAAAATATTTTAAAAAAGCTATTAATAGTAGTATAAACAATAATAAAAATTCATATATTGAAGATATAGAAGAACTATTTATTCGTGAAAATGTGAGTTCTAATAAGGGGATATTTTCAATATTATTAGAGGCAATAAAGTTTTCAGCAAGTGATATTCATATAGAAGCATTGACAGATAAAATAAGAATAAGATATAGAATAAATGGTATTTTAAAAGAAGTAGCAGAGATAGATAAATCTTTTTTATCTTCAATAGTTTCAAAGTTAAAAATTCTATCTTCTCTTGATATAGTTGAAAAAAGGAAGCCACAGGATGGTAGGTTTTCATTGAAATACAAAGGAAGAGAGATAGATTTCAGAACTTCTATTATGCCAACTATGAATGGTGAAAAGATAGTAATTAGAATTTTAGATAAATTCAATTATAACTTCACCTTAGAAGATTTATATTTATCAGAAGAAAATAAAAGAATTTTCTATAAGGCAATAAATCAAAATAATGGAATTATTTTAGTAAATGGACCAACAGGTTCAGGAAAATCAAGTACCTTATACAGTATATTAAAATATAAAAACAAAGAAGAAGTTAATATATCAACAGTTGAAGACCCTATTGAATATCAAATTGAAGGGATAAATCAAGTTCAATGTAGAAATGAAATAGGTTTAGGTTTTGCAACTATTTTAAGAGCATTATTAAGACAAGACCCTGATATTTTAATGGTAGGAGAGATAAGAGATAAAGAAACAGCAGAAATTGCAGTTAAAGCCTCACTTACTGGACATTTAGTTTTTTCAACCTTACACTCAAATGATAGTTTAGGTTGTATTAATAGACTTGTAAACTTAGGAATTGATAGCTATTTATTGAGTTTAGTTTTACAGATGATAGTTTCTCAAAGATTGGTCAGAAAACTTTGTCCTCACTGTAAAAAAGAAGATTTAGAATATAAAGAAAAATTAAAAAGTTTAAATCTTTCAGAAGAAAAGTATAAGGATACAAAATTCTATATTTCTAATGGTTGTGAAAAATGTATGGGAACAGGCTATATAGGTAGAATACCTGTTTTTGAAATAATTTATTTTGATGATATTTTAAAAGATATATTAGCACAAAAAAAGGAAATAAAGCAAAATTTTAAAACTTTGTTAGATGATGCAATGGATAAAGCAAAAGATGGTCTGACTTCCTTAGATGAAATAATGAGGCAACTATGA